CGCTGAATGAATTGCAGTGTACATAATAATAACAGGAAGTTTGAGTTTCTGTTGAGAGATTTATAAGCAGTTGATTTAGTCATGTTTTATTAATGTGTATCTCCTAATTCCGATTGCTGCTAATAGTATGTAACATTTTTCCTTTATGCCATATAAAATTCAGTATGGCGGGGGGCCAGCACTTTCTCATGTTGACCACTGTTGGGATTGTCTGATTGATGGGGCTCGAAATGTTGTGTCAGCTGACACTTATCGGGATCGAAGAGAATCATTTAAGCAACTTGCACGAGATGTTCTTGATGGGAAAAATGAAGATGGAAAGTACTATGTGTCTAGATCATGGTATGATTACAAATTTTTTCTGCTGTTATTACTGTTCCTATAGAAAGGAATAAGGTGTGGTAGAGATAagttttctattttcaattttgttatggtttttttttaaagcttTACGGGGACAGTATTCTTATGATCCGGGAGAGAAGGAAATAAGGCACAGAGATTCTTTTTTAGATCAGACAAATAGTGTATTAATTAAAGGGCCAAAAGGGCGTGAAAagagtaaatttttttagtcCAGTAGACTAAAACGTAAGAGAGGGGAAATACACATGGATGCTCAACAGGGTCTCTAATACAAGATAAAGCTTAATACTTATACTAGGAGAGAGTTAAAAAACTAGGATAGCATGATAATTGAATATTGAAAATTCcagtattatttttttgtggTGAGAGTGAGCACATACATTAATAGATTGTATGTTCTAACTTCGAACAACCAGCTGATTCTGTCTGGGTTGAGCTGTGATGACAGCTTTACATTCTAACTAACTGATACTCTGATAGTAACTAACCTAACAAACTCACTAAATAGCAGTAAATCACATGAGAGCATATAATACACTTGTGCCCATGCACAAAACAAATTAACCACTGAGAGTCCACATTGGATAGTGATATGGCCTAGATAGAAGTTATAAGTGGTGAGTATCTCTCACCTTACAAACCAGTTGTCGGGCTGAGTTAGACCTAAGCCAAAACCTAagatagtatcatattatatcCTAGATATATTGGGCTATTCTGGTTGTGCTCCAAATGTTCAATTTTGAGTGTAATGGAGTGTGTTGACTTGTTGAGAGTCTGGCATTAGATAGTGATGTGACCTGAAAAGTGATTATACGTGGTGGGCATCCCCTACCTTACAAGTTGAATCTGTAAGGATGATTTAGGCCCAATCCAAAACCTAACAACCTGTTCTGATCAGTTTTTCTTTTGTATCATCAACGTCACCACGTTAGGGTTTTTCAAAAGCAACAATGCGAAAGCCTTTTAAGCCGATTTTACGTTTGTAGGTTGCAGCAATGGTGgaaaagaaaagttgttgatGCTCCATCTGAAGCTGATGCTGGACCGACAGCGGCTATTAGTTGTCCACATGGACAACTTTTGCCTGAGCAAGCAACTGGTGCTAAGCGGGTGCTTGTTTCTGAGGATTTTTGGCTCTTCTTATATGAAGACGCCACTTCTGTAAAACATGATGATCTTCTGGTCTGCCCTACTTTTCCTTTAGACTCCGGAGAGTGTTCTGAATGCAGCAATGAATTATCTGAAGTGGCTTGCATGGAGGATTCTATGAGGTTATTTTCTTTGTTCATTGCTATTGATATAGAGTTGATGCAGAcatattttaatgtaaattCTGTTTTCGTGATGTAGGTTATTAAAACAAAGGCAGCGTCAGAGTCACGAGAAACTGTTCAGTGGGAAAAGTATGCCACTCTCTCTAGATTGCAAGTATTTCTTAGTTCCTTCGTCTTGGATTTCAAAATGGAGAAATTACATCAACTCAGCCGTCAAGAATTCTGATAAACCTGAAACGTTAGATGTGGTAATTGGTTCACTGATCTGTGAAAAGGTACATCATTTCTTCATTTGTTCTTTAGTTGCGTTTTGCATATTGTTATGTGGTGTAAATCAGAGTTCCTTTTGTTTCAATTagtatactattattatttggTTACACTTGAATTACTTATATGAAAAGTTATTCTATGCAATGTGATAGAGATTTTAGGTGCAGATGTAGATTCTTAACTCGTCAATTGCAATGACATTTTCTATGCTCagtcttcacatataggacatgacattaaatttaatttgaagcAATTTCATGACGGATTTATTTGTCCCCCCTTGTTTCTCAGCACTCAAAACTAGTTGAAAGGCCTCCTGAACTGATTTCCAGACGTGGTGCTATAATTCCAAAAGAGTCTTCTGTAAGTTGGGGGAGTTTTTTTTTGCACTCCCTTCATTTTGCATATCAATGTAACTCGTGTTTTTTCTCTGTCTCTCAGTCTTACTTCTGTCCACTTTGTGAATTCTAGGCAGGTGGCTTAACTATCATATCTGAGAATGATTGGAAATGTTTCTGCAAAGAATGGGGTGCTACTGAGACCAAAGGAATATCTGCAAAGATTGAGAATATTAATGATTCAGTGAATGCTCTAGCTGGATCTTGTGAAGAGATGGCAATATGTGAGGACCAGTTGGCCAATTGGGATAAGGTGAATAATGAAAGTGGGAATGGTCAAATTTTGATCAAGACTTTTCCTGAGGTAATCTAAAACTCTACCAACATTCTGTTGAATATGCTATTTCATGCCCTGAACTTGATTTTCTCGTGCCTAAATTTTTTGGAAGCCAAGTCTTACAGAAATCAGAattacatatatacatatattaggCAACTAATCCTATAtggtattttcttttaatttatatgaagCTTAATGGCCATCCTTATTATGTTGCAGTTGTACTCAAGAACGAGAAGTCACATTCTTGATTTTTCTAATTTTCCTGTTAGCTCTTTTCATCACGTGCATAGTAAAATAACTTGTCTGAAAATAACAGTAATGGTGTATCACATGTTTCTGAACAAAAGCAATCATGTCTTACAAAAGCTGCTTCCAGATTTTGTGCGTGTAACTTGGCTGAAAAAGATATTGTATGCGTGATAATTGAATTGAAGTCTGAAATTTGTCTATCTGTAGCTCATTCTTCTGAATATACATTGTTATCCACTCCCTTATATTCTCCCTACATATATCCCATAACCAACTTATctcagttatttttttttaatttattttaaatctgTTATTCTTGAACTAAATTTACTGGAAATTTCGTGTTTTCTTTACTGGATGAtacatttaattttcatttgaaCTGTTATAATCTTTGCCCTTCTGAACATGTAGGTTTGTGAAAGTTGCATTGGAGAAAAGGAAAGTTGTGCGTTGATGCATAAACTAAATTATTGCAATGAGGATATATGTGTAATTCTTGTCCGTGGAAAGGAGGTCCCTAGATCGATCTTGGAGGCTTCAAAGGGATTTGTTGAAACAGATCGAAGGGTTTCTAAACGCTCCCGGAAGACTAAAAATGGGAGTTCAATTAATCTAAAAGTTTCTGCTTCAACATCAATTTACCAACTGAAAATGATGATATGGGAATCCTTTGGGGTAAGCCATGTTTTTCTATATCGATATTATTTCATACTGTAAAAGTTGTCTGGCTAAGTTCATGTGGTTAAAAATGGTTACGAGTTTCTCGATCATTTAGGCATAGAAAAATCCTCCCATTCATCGCATTGTTCATGTCGCTACCTACACAGTCGCCTAGATCCTCCTCCCTCTGTATTATATGTTTGTGTGAAAGCATCATATAACAGTGAACCTAAACCGACTAGTAGACGTACATTAGGGGTGATTGCTTGCTAGACTGAAAATAGATGTGTCTGCATAAATTTTGTTCCTACATCTGGTAATTGTTTTCACTTCTCAGGTTGTCAAGGAAAACCAAATACTACAAAAAGGTGATAGAACAATTGATAACAATGACGAAAATGCTACACTTGTGGACGTTGACATATTTGCAGGAGATCAGATTATTGTGAGGGACTCTGAGATCCATGAAAATCGAGATATTGCTGGTAAGATTTTGATACCTGTACTTTATCACTATTCTTTTCCTTTTATAAACTGAAATGGACATGCTCTATCTTTTACAGATGAGCTGTGTAACGATAAAATGGATACACAGCATACCGAGGAAGGGTTTCGTGGAACACTTTTGACTTCAAATATTTCATCTCAGGTTGTTTAGGAAGCACTTTTTATTGGTATCATCTTTTGTGAAATTtattgttatgtatatatattcttcaggaaaagaaacaattgaATGAGAAAAAAATGGTTTGGTGGAAAACAACTATGTAAATCCCTGTGCCTCTGGCATACCTAAAGTTTGGATGTTTTAGTCTTATGCCAAAGTAATGGCAAATTTTGGAAATGTATTTCTGtgttgtgattttatatatgaGCATTATTTCAATTCAAGAGTGAGGAGGAGGCactccttttaaaaaaaaattaaaaaccaactGTAACTAACCTGCACCTGATTAACTAATTGAGGTTTTAAAAAATGGTTAAACTACTGCATTTCAATTGCGCTCTTGGTGTCATATCTTAGGAAATGGATTATCTGTAGTCACTATTTGACTACAGAAAGATCTCAGCCATCCAATTTTGATCAGTAAATTTATAatgctttttatttatttgttgagaTTTAAGTCATCATCTTTGGTTTCAATCAAAAGGCCTGTGATGCACTGACTACAGTGAATCATGGTCCCTTATCTTGCCACTAAAATCTTAATATAAGGATCACTTGTTGATATTTACTTAGACTTAGACTTATATTATTCTTTAAGAAGTAGTTGTAATTATTGCAAAATGCATATCTTACATAGTCTCTCAATAGATTTTACAGACTTAAGACCAGAAATAAAGTCAATCGAGCACTTGCTTGGGATGGAGCTTTTTAGCAACAAATGAATTTTTCTTCCATAGTATAGTGTATGATGCAACAATTTTTTGCTTTACGCTTCTCCAAGATATATAACCTTGGGCTAAAGAAAATTCAGTCCTAAGTGAATTTTTTAGAGTCCATGCATCCAACtcattttgaatttgaaatatcCTATTACTTCCTAAATATCAAAATGCTTTTCtatattaaattgtaatatcTATTTCGTTGAATTACCTTCCAATGCTTTATGTTTGGGTTACTTCGATATCTACGTAATATTTCTATTGCAAATGCAATATCAGGCTTAGTGCTACCTTAACATACATAATAGTGTATCCATTTTACAATAAATATCGTTTACGATTTTTAtacttatattaaaaaatataataattaaataaacaaaaattattttactaaattatcatTCTTAACTATTAGTgtgttttcttttattaatgcaaaatacaataatattttaaaagttgtataaataataataattgaatgatattgtaggaaaaaaattaaaaatacaatgaCCATACAACAATGTTAAAATGACattcaataaaaaatcatcatatCACATGAGATcagttttaaaaattgataataatatttattttgaaacaatttttttaatactaaaatgATACATATTTTGAGACGAGGAGGTCCTCTAAATAAAGAATAAGGAATAGCTAGCCGTAGGCTCTTCTTGTTCCAATATTGTTTAGGGAcatgactaaaattaaatttttacccTTTAACTATAAGattcaatattaataaaaaattcggcacattaaaaatattttcaaacaattttAATGTGTAGGTCTTTTGAGATAATCCAAAATTCTGAGAAATGTATCCTTATGAATTTCTATATAATGACGTTCAAAGTTTCACCCATTATCGATCGTATCAAAGTTATGTTAGACAAAACGGTATGATGTAAGAAACTTAAATCACTACTTGCGAGTAAAATATCAACTGCACATAGAACTAATTATAGTATCATGCAGTAAATTAAAATTTCCCTCTTGTGTTTTATTTCTTGCaggaaaaatattaaaattataaattcatagatcaaccaaaaaatataactataaaacacaatttttttaaatccagCGCTTATGATTTCGAGAGTTGTGAGCGCCACCGAACCATCGATCCCAATCAGCGTCAACTGAATCTTTAATCCTGCAAGCAATTTGTATGTCATCAATTCATATCCTTAATTTCTTTcagattaataatataattattattattataaattaattcacaacATTGGATCCATAAATTAATGTAATGTGAGCATAAAGAGTCAAAACGATCTTAATTTTACCATGGAAGCATAGGATCTGGTTTGGATTCAACGCTTGAAATTACActgcaaataaattaaaagcaCAATTAATGGACCATTGAATGatggaaaataataaaaataacaatctattttaaaaagtattatttgtttaatttttgttttgcttACTCTTTGCAGATGGTGGAAGATTCGCCTACTGTTTCAAGTTTTTCCAACTCTTCCTGCGTCATCATAGATTCAAGttatttaatatatcaatttcttcttcttcttctctctctctctctctctctatatatatatatatatatatgcaaattaaataaaatagagcaTATTGCTGTTGCTACATATAAACTCATCTAGTTAATTATATAGTGAAATTTTTCGTTTtagttttcataaaaaaaatagacactAGTCATTCAAAGTTCAACTAAGATGTAAATAAAGACTAATTAAAgatgattttattttagttgaaattcattaatcacgtaaatttaattaattgattaataatatatttttactttatagaaaaaaaattatatatgcaTATTTATCATGTGAAAAAGAGATATACTAAGAAGATATACAAATAATTatgcaaattaaaaaaaaaatagagcatatatattactaaatataaaaaagagaaatgAGATGAGGGTTGACCTGCATAATATTGATTTGGTTATTGAGGTTAGAAATGGAAGCTTGCAACCTATGTTTCCCATAGAAGCCAGGGTAAGAACTAGTTCCAACTTGTGTAAAGGGATGAGGAGTAcccttttgttttgtttctatGTATTCCTCTGCAGATTCTCTTCCATTTTCTGCATCTGATGATACTTCTATTGATTGCTGTCTATCCATGGCACCACCTATGTCACCactaagtaataataattatcaaAGAAGGTTGATTCTACAATCAAACTCATAAAGCAATTGAGAAAAGGGTTAATAATAATGGTCAAAAAAGGAGGGTGGAACATGGCTTATAGTGAGAGTGGACCAAAAGATACTATTAAATAACTAAA
The genomic region above belongs to Cicer arietinum cultivar CDC Frontier isolate Library 1 chromosome 4, Cicar.CDCFrontier_v2.0, whole genome shotgun sequence and contains:
- the LOC101492433 gene encoding guanine nucleotide-binding protein subunit gamma 2-like gives rise to the protein MDRQQSIEVSSDAENGRESAEEYIETKQKGTPHPFTQVGTSSYPGFYGKHRLQASISNLNNQINIMQEELEKLETVGESSTICKDVISSVESKPDPMLPWIKDSVDADWDRWFGGAHNSRNHKRWI